In the genome of Deinococcus misasensis DSM 22328, one region contains:
- a CDS encoding IbrB-like domain-containing protein, giving the protein MTLFDDPILQQARALAEMISALPLDEQVQKLNAVRELLHEVSPFRDHPVDLVVWVEPDRVQANAYNPNKVARPEMVLLERSIEADGFTQPIVGFPEDGGFEVVDGYHRSQVGQTSKRVLQSTHGYLPVTRIRSGQQGLSDRMAATIRHNRARGEHGIVPMMEIVAQALQLGWSDDQVAREFGMDADEVLRFKQQKGLKELFKGLDYSPSWE; this is encoded by the coding sequence ATGACGCTTTTTGATGATCCGATTTTGCAGCAAGCCAGAGCGCTCGCCGAGATGATCTCTGCCCTCCCTCTGGATGAGCAAGTCCAGAAACTGAATGCCGTGCGGGAACTCCTGCACGAAGTGAGCCCATTCCGGGACCATCCGGTGGACCTGGTGGTGTGGGTGGAGCCCGACCGGGTGCAGGCGAATGCCTACAACCCCAACAAGGTGGCCCGACCTGAGATGGTGCTGCTGGAGCGCTCCATTGAAGCGGACGGTTTCACCCAGCCGATTGTGGGGTTTCCCGAGGATGGCGGCTTTGAGGTGGTGGATGGGTACCACCGCAGCCAGGTCGGGCAGACCAGTAAGCGGGTTCTGCAGTCCACGCATGGTTACCTGCCGGTCACCCGGATCCGCTCTGGGCAGCAGGGGTTGTCGGACCGCATGGCGGCCACCATCCGGCACAACCGGGCCAGAGGTGAGCATGGGATTGTGCCGATGATGGAGATTGTGGCGCAGGCTTTGCAGCTGGGCTGGTCGGATGACCAGGTGGCGAGGGAATTCGGGATGGATGCGGATGAGGTGCTGCGTTTCAAGCAGCAGAAGGGCCTCAAGGAGCTGTTCAAGGGGCTTGATTACAGCCCATCATGGGAATGA
- a CDS encoding GNAT family N-acetyltransferase, with protein sequence MKHIKTLKTPLGDIDIYLDSSAQSGDEFYARMGRLFANKVIVQELGEPFTDSPDHTWAVAIHDCCVVGVGSLQDLGKKKGWLTHAFVCRLYRRYGVHRALFRARLEHARAIGLEQVQGLAVPATVRTFEQEGFSLAGKRGSFPLYELLMVQGVPLL encoded by the coding sequence ATGAAACACATTAAGACGCTGAAAACCCCTCTCGGGGACATCGACATTTACCTGGACAGCAGTGCCCAGAGCGGCGATGAATTTTATGCACGCATGGGCCGTTTGTTTGCCAACAAGGTGATCGTGCAGGAGCTGGGTGAGCCGTTCACGGACAGCCCTGATCACACTTGGGCGGTGGCCATCCATGATTGCTGCGTGGTGGGCGTTGGCAGCCTGCAAGACCTCGGGAAGAAAAAAGGGTGGTTGACCCATGCTTTCGTGTGCAGGCTTTACCGGAGGTATGGGGTGCACCGTGCGCTTTTCCGGGCCCGTCTGGAGCACGCCAGAGCCATCGGGTTGGAGCAGGTGCAGGGGCTGGCGGTTCCTGCGACCGTGCGGACGTTTGAGCAGGAGGGTTTCTCTCTGGCTGGCAAGCGCGGGTCTTTCCCTCTGTACGAGCTGTTGATGGTGCAGGGTGTGCCTCTTTTGTGA
- a CDS encoding DUF3440 domain-containing protein yields the protein MSKTASKTYHPQRSVLVAARERIAQVFDHFEHIAVSFSGGKDSTVLLHLALAEAEKRGRTVDVLFIDWEAQYQATIDHVQTMMQLPGVNPLWVCLPLSTNNATSFHEPMWTSWDPEKRDVWVRDIPDLPGVISDPSVFPFYRHGMTFEEFIPAFFQHLSETRGGEVASLIGLRASESLNRFRAVKREKQNFEGWKWSTRIKGGWNFYPIYDWEVNDIWTYHGDHDVPHNRIYDLMYLSGMSLHDMRIDEPFSEEARKHLDTYHLLEPDTWQKLVKRVSGANFGKMYGDTAMLGRLEHELPAGYDTWKDYALTLLGSMPPALRDHYERRIQVFIKWFQKHKNWEDLKDISTPEMEKSKKAGSWRNVAITLLQNDYFCKRLSFSVNKREQEKFQALKEKYQSL from the coding sequence ATGAGCAAGACAGCCAGTAAAACCTACCACCCCCAGAGGTCGGTGCTGGTCGCTGCCCGTGAACGCATCGCGCAGGTGTTCGATCACTTCGAGCACATCGCCGTGTCGTTCTCTGGAGGCAAAGACAGCACGGTCCTCCTGCACCTCGCTCTCGCCGAAGCCGAGAAGCGGGGACGCACCGTTGATGTGCTGTTCATCGACTGGGAAGCCCAGTACCAGGCCACCATCGACCACGTGCAAACGATGATGCAACTCCCAGGCGTGAACCCCCTCTGGGTGTGCCTGCCGCTCAGCACCAACAACGCCACCAGCTTCCACGAACCCATGTGGACCAGCTGGGACCCCGAGAAGCGGGACGTGTGGGTGCGGGACATCCCCGACCTTCCAGGGGTGATCAGCGACCCGAGCGTTTTCCCGTTCTACCGGCACGGCATGACCTTCGAGGAGTTCATCCCAGCGTTCTTCCAGCATCTCAGTGAAACCCGAGGGGGTGAGGTGGCCAGCCTGATTGGGCTGCGGGCCTCCGAGAGCCTCAACCGGTTCCGTGCCGTAAAGCGCGAAAAGCAGAACTTCGAAGGCTGGAAGTGGAGCACGCGCATCAAAGGCGGCTGGAACTTCTACCCGATTTACGACTGGGAGGTCAATGACATCTGGACGTACCACGGGGATCATGACGTGCCACACAACCGCATTTACGACCTGATGTACCTCTCAGGCATGAGCCTGCACGACATGCGCATCGATGAGCCGTTCAGCGAGGAGGCCAGAAAGCACCTCGACACCTACCACCTGCTGGAACCCGACACCTGGCAGAAGCTCGTCAAACGGGTCAGCGGGGCCAACTTCGGCAAAATGTACGGCGACACCGCCATGCTCGGGCGACTGGAGCACGAACTCCCAGCCGGATACGACACATGGAAGGACTATGCCCTGACCTTGCTGGGCAGCATGCCCCCAGCGCTCCGGGATCACTATGAACGCCGAATCCAGGTGTTCATCAAATGGTTCCAGAAGCACAAAAACTGGGAGGACCTGAAAGACATCTCCACTCCGGAGATGGAGAAAAGCAAAAAAGCCGGGTCGTGGCGGAACGTGGCCATCACCCTGCTGCAAAACGATTACTTCTGCAAACGCCTGAGTTTCAGTGTGAACAAACGCGAGCAAGAAAAATTCCAGGCCTTGAAAGAGAAATACCAGTCGTTGTGA
- a CDS encoding DEAD/DEAH box helicase — MVSIPASSTIKAPLELLTAPMQHQRAAQEHLGRLRIGGLFMDPGTGKTRTVIGMIQDRWEKIDRVVYICPVNTLQNVQMELHKHIKNPRVCVFTSSTRVGKIPEADFYVVGLESFSQSSRVTLATHSLITENTLVVVDEGDLIKGHTATRTKRITLLGKKARYRFLLTGSAACESYGDLFSQMYFLSPKILGYHSYYSFSQNHLEFHKDYPELVVQNLNTDLLTRKIQPYVFQIKKEECVDLPKKRYCTHYFSMTHEQRTLYHQAKMELLSMPAENFRSHHLFKLFTALREICSGYWHDTATEYEIRKGLRSGHRMHTVEHDRINTLRQVLRQVPEGERVVVWSVFHHSIRQMVADLGMDHEVFEFHGALPLERRMQNLQGWRDTPGGVLVASPRCGGRGLTLNECAFAVFYDHDFPYRVRLQGEDRIHRIGQGREVTYFDLVCRDSMDERIHEALSRKENLMRTFQRKLGSAQGRSGLIKELRKL; from the coding sequence ATGGTGTCGATCCCAGCCTCCTCGACGATTAAAGCCCCCCTCGAACTCCTCACCGCCCCCATGCAGCACCAGCGGGCAGCCCAGGAGCACCTCGGGAGACTGCGGATCGGAGGGTTGTTCATGGATCCCGGCACCGGCAAGACCCGCACGGTGATCGGCATGATCCAAGACCGCTGGGAGAAAATCGACCGGGTGGTGTACATCTGCCCGGTGAACACCCTGCAGAACGTGCAGATGGAACTCCACAAGCACATCAAAAACCCCAGGGTGTGCGTGTTCACATCGTCCACGAGGGTCGGGAAGATCCCGGAGGCGGACTTTTACGTGGTGGGCCTTGAGTCGTTCAGCCAGTCCAGTCGGGTCACTCTGGCCACCCACAGTCTGATCACCGAAAACACCCTGGTGGTGGTCGATGAAGGGGACCTGATCAAAGGGCACACTGCGACCCGCACGAAGCGCATCACCCTGCTCGGCAAGAAAGCCCGCTACCGGTTCCTGCTCACCGGATCCGCCGCCTGCGAGAGTTACGGTGATCTGTTCAGCCAGATGTACTTCCTGTCCCCGAAAATCCTCGGGTACCACAGTTACTACAGTTTTTCCCAGAACCACCTAGAGTTCCACAAGGATTATCCCGAGCTGGTGGTGCAGAATTTGAACACCGACCTGCTCACCCGGAAGATTCAGCCTTACGTGTTCCAGATCAAAAAAGAGGAATGCGTGGACTTGCCGAAAAAGCGTTACTGCACGCACTATTTTTCGATGACCCACGAGCAGCGCACCCTGTACCACCAGGCGAAAATGGAGTTGCTGTCCATGCCGGCAGAGAACTTCCGCAGCCACCACTTGTTCAAGCTGTTCACGGCCCTCCGGGAAATCTGCTCAGGGTACTGGCATGACACCGCCACCGAATACGAAATCCGCAAAGGCCTGCGCTCCGGTCACCGCATGCACACCGTGGAGCATGATCGCATCAACACCCTCCGGCAGGTCCTGAGGCAGGTTCCGGAGGGGGAACGGGTGGTGGTGTGGTCGGTGTTCCATCACTCCATCCGCCAGATGGTCGCGGACCTCGGCATGGACCATGAAGTGTTCGAATTCCATGGGGCTCTGCCTCTGGAGCGGCGCATGCAGAACCTGCAGGGGTGGCGGGACACCCCGGGTGGGGTTTTGGTGGCCAGTCCGAGGTGCGGCGGTCGGGGTTTGACGCTCAATGAGTGTGCTTTTGCGGTGTTTTACGACCATGATTTTCCGTACCGGGTCAGGTTGCAGGGTGAGGACCGTATTCACCGGATCGGGCAGGGTCGGGAGGTGACGTATTTTGATTTGGTGTGCCGGGATTCGATGGATGAGCGGATCCACGAGGCGCTGTCCCGCAAGGAGAATTTGATGCGCACCTTCCAGAGGAAGTTGGGAAGTGCGCAGGGGCGCTCTGGGCTGATCAAGGAACTCCGCAAACTCTAG
- a CDS encoding class I SAM-dependent DNA methyltransferase: MGDKTFGRLLKAALEYPSDFQFMCEELFAKMNTGGLSIVGRIPYFNGGIFTDSEAPSLDRYGIQQLLDAYTQDWKNIEPSIFGSLFEGAIDPERRSQLGAHYTPASDILDVIEPVIIEPLRAEWNAIREEIEPAIQAFYAQYHSDEGLFAAHNLKEQQAEIKSKITGFLDRLASIKVLDPACGSGNFLYLTQQRLIEFESEVRAKLEPVNDGLPVPTRIHPSQFHGIDLNEYSPEITNMVLWIGFIQARKALNEPVVVGDVGVPGREPILKDLTTIQHHDALLDEGEPDGKYKWPKVDFIVGNPPFLGNHKMREKLSDAYVEKLRATYEDLVGGRSDLVCFWFAQAYEMVKAGTTQRVGLIATNSIRQTSNRNVLARIKESGDIFLAWPDRPWIQDGASVQVSIVCFDNGTESNKRILTFKGSTGEKVLTQVDSISVDLRPDIDLATARVIPEQVNLVYKGMEPAGPFDIPKELAASWLDLPNPSGVKNQDVLKPYLKGDDITGKPVGHWIIDFNDMTLEEARKYKAPFAYAQEHVKPLRDTNRNAGRREMWWQFGRPRPALRAAVASFQRYLVTPRVAKYRTYSWASIDSIPSNALAVIAKEDNFTYGVLNSKIHAVWAHHVGSSLEDRPQFTNLCIESFPFPQCNDAMRAQIEEAARYLDQMRTFIKDKSGLSLTGIYNALEDFVAKGATQEKHQGLSQLLQAENELDGLVAQAYGWSWPLSEFEILTNLLELNLALTDPVGPTV; this comes from the coding sequence TTGGGGGACAAAACTTTTGGTCGCCTCCTGAAAGCTGCTCTGGAGTACCCTTCTGACTTTCAATTCATGTGCGAAGAGCTTTTTGCCAAGATGAACACCGGGGGGCTGTCCATTGTGGGACGCATCCCTTACTTCAACGGAGGCATCTTTACTGACAGTGAAGCCCCCAGCTTGGACCGTTATGGAATTCAGCAGTTGCTGGATGCTTACACTCAGGACTGGAAGAACATCGAGCCTTCAATTTTCGGCAGCCTGTTTGAGGGGGCAATTGATCCTGAGAGGCGCAGCCAGTTGGGTGCGCATTACACCCCTGCCAGTGACATTTTGGATGTGATTGAACCAGTCATCATTGAACCCTTGCGTGCAGAGTGGAATGCCATTCGGGAAGAAATCGAGCCTGCGATTCAAGCATTTTACGCTCAGTACCACAGCGATGAAGGTCTCTTCGCAGCCCACAACCTCAAAGAACAACAGGCTGAAATCAAAAGCAAAATCACAGGGTTTCTAGACCGGCTGGCCAGCATCAAGGTTTTGGACCCGGCTTGTGGAAGTGGGAACTTCTTGTACTTGACGCAGCAACGCCTCATTGAGTTTGAGAGTGAAGTGCGAGCCAAGCTGGAGCCGGTGAATGATGGGCTGCCTGTGCCTACCCGCATTCACCCCAGTCAGTTTCACGGGATTGACTTGAATGAATACTCTCCAGAGATTACCAACATGGTGCTGTGGATTGGGTTCATTCAGGCAAGAAAAGCCCTGAATGAGCCTGTGGTGGTGGGTGATGTTGGGGTTCCGGGCCGTGAACCCATCTTGAAAGACCTGACCACCATTCAACACCATGATGCTTTGCTGGACGAGGGTGAGCCTGACGGCAAATACAAGTGGCCGAAAGTGGATTTTATTGTGGGCAACCCCCCTTTCTTGGGGAACCACAAGATGCGGGAGAAGCTGTCGGATGCTTACGTCGAGAAGCTCAGGGCCACCTATGAAGACCTCGTAGGGGGAAGAAGTGACTTGGTTTGCTTCTGGTTCGCTCAGGCTTACGAGATGGTTAAAGCAGGCACCACTCAACGTGTGGGGTTGATTGCCACCAATTCCATCCGGCAAACCTCAAACCGTAACGTTTTGGCTCGCATCAAAGAATCAGGGGACATCTTTCTAGCTTGGCCAGATCGCCCTTGGATTCAAGATGGTGCCTCCGTGCAAGTGAGCATTGTTTGCTTTGATAACGGTACTGAAAGCAATAAGCGGATTCTCACATTTAAAGGGTCCACAGGTGAAAAAGTGTTGACCCAAGTGGACAGCATTTCAGTGGATTTGAGGCCAGACATTGACCTTGCCACCGCCCGAGTCATCCCTGAACAGGTGAACTTGGTTTACAAAGGCATGGAGCCAGCGGGTCCCTTCGACATTCCAAAGGAACTGGCAGCTTCTTGGCTGGACCTCCCCAACCCTTCAGGGGTCAAAAATCAAGATGTGCTAAAACCATATCTCAAAGGTGATGACATCACAGGCAAGCCTGTAGGGCACTGGATCATTGACTTCAATGACATGACCTTAGAAGAGGCACGGAAGTATAAAGCCCCATTTGCTTATGCTCAAGAGCACGTGAAGCCTCTCAGAGATACAAACCGTAACGCAGGCCGCAGGGAGATGTGGTGGCAATTTGGCCGTCCTCGGCCTGCACTTCGGGCTGCTGTGGCTTCCTTCCAGAGGTATTTGGTGACGCCTCGTGTGGCCAAGTACAGGACGTACTCTTGGGCAAGCATTGATAGTATTCCGTCTAATGCTCTGGCGGTCATTGCCAAAGAGGATAATTTTACTTATGGCGTTCTGAACAGTAAAATTCACGCAGTGTGGGCGCACCACGTTGGCAGTTCTCTGGAGGACCGGCCTCAGTTTACGAACCTTTGCATTGAGTCTTTCCCTTTCCCTCAATGCAATGATGCCATGCGTGCTCAAATTGAGGAGGCTGCACGGTACTTGGATCAAATGCGGACTTTCATCAAAGACAAATCGGGTTTGTCCTTGACTGGAATCTATAATGCTCTTGAGGATTTTGTTGCAAAGGGAGCCACTCAAGAGAAGCACCAAGGGTTGTCTCAATTGTTGCAAGCTGAAAATGAGCTGGATGGACTGGTGGCACAGGCATATGGTTGGTCATGGCCCTTAAGTGAGTTTGAAATCTTGACGAACTTGCTGGAGCTCAATTTGGCATTGACAGATCCTGTAGGTCCTACTGTGTGA
- a CDS encoding ImmA/IrrE family metallo-endopeptidase — MLVYNAAQNLQDVPEYSGLSEEKIGELVALADHPDHVPQVIQKVRALGIRLVVVPNLSQCPVDGIADWDAQGRPYIGLSLRYGKIDNFWFVLLHELSHIMREHRDAGPDCQEDQFMQNQDQEKEANDDAARWLIQPELLDDFIWNGDFSEGAIKAFASQLGRHEAIVIGRLKFLHYVPWNRFAKSHVSIRDHLEDFVLKDPV, encoded by the coding sequence ATGTTGGTCTACAATGCTGCCCAAAACCTTCAAGACGTTCCAGAGTACTCTGGGCTGTCCGAGGAAAAGATCGGTGAACTGGTGGCTCTGGCGGACCACCCGGACCACGTGCCTCAAGTGATCCAGAAAGTACGTGCTCTGGGTATTCGCTTGGTGGTTGTTCCCAATCTCAGTCAGTGCCCAGTAGATGGCATTGCAGACTGGGATGCACAAGGAAGACCTTACATTGGTCTCTCCTTGCGTTACGGCAAAATTGACAACTTCTGGTTTGTCTTGCTGCATGAACTTTCCCACATCATGAGGGAACACCGGGATGCTGGGCCTGACTGCCAAGAAGATCAGTTCATGCAGAACCAAGATCAGGAAAAGGAAGCCAATGACGATGCTGCCCGCTGGTTGATTCAACCAGAACTTCTCGACGACTTCATTTGGAATGGTGATTTCAGTGAAGGGGCCATCAAAGCATTTGCCTCCCAGTTGGGAAGACATGAAGCCATAGTGATCGGCAGACTGAAGTTTTTGCACTATGTGCCATGGAACCGGTTTGCCAAATCCCATGTCAGCATTCGGGATCACCTTGAAGATTTCGTGCTCAAAGATCCAGTCTGA